A genomic window from Natrinema sp. HArc-T2 includes:
- a CDS encoding RimK family alpha-L-glutamate ligase gives MTGADPVTVGVLSLHTSKETKAILNAVEDLGHDTEWLRAENTSISVTDGSPVLDPEVDVIANRMLLSNTEQPAEELGLANTFSQLVPTLNEPDSVLTAIHKLSTATALAGNDVRTPDVTLALSGDQLNAARSRYGEEAVYKTAIGTHGGGTWKVGPDDPINAKVGNRYAFLQELVDQEDVRHRDLRVYVVGGEVVAAMYRYAPDNDWRTNVALGGSVENATDDLPEEAAEMAQRAADIVDLDYAGVDLVEGDDGWYVLEVNPTAGFKGLYEATQVSPAPYIAKLAIERAGGEVDDGRVRDLSNVLDDSRPTAQPTEAIAQDTEPAVIGYTEEVVLSGTSGSKSVLAKSDTGATRTSIDTSLAADIGAGPIKSITRIRSGSSKQAKSRPVVDVVVGVGGNQHTVTASVEDRGHMDYPVLLGRDILENYQVDVSRRIDSDVADTPEEEE, from the coding sequence ATGACCGGTGCAGATCCCGTAACTGTCGGGGTATTGAGTCTTCATACGAGCAAGGAAACGAAAGCAATTCTCAACGCCGTCGAGGATCTCGGACACGACACTGAGTGGCTTCGCGCGGAAAACACGTCGATCAGCGTCACCGACGGCAGTCCCGTTCTCGATCCCGAGGTCGACGTGATCGCAAACCGGATGTTGCTCTCGAATACCGAACAGCCCGCCGAGGAACTGGGTCTCGCGAACACGTTCTCCCAGCTGGTGCCGACGCTCAACGAGCCGGATTCGGTGCTGACCGCGATCCACAAGCTCTCGACGGCGACCGCACTCGCGGGGAACGACGTCCGGACGCCCGATGTCACACTTGCGCTAAGCGGCGATCAATTGAATGCCGCACGGAGTCGGTACGGTGAGGAGGCGGTCTACAAGACGGCGATCGGCACCCACGGCGGCGGGACGTGGAAGGTCGGCCCCGACGATCCGATCAATGCCAAGGTCGGCAACCGGTATGCGTTCCTGCAGGAACTGGTCGATCAGGAAGACGTCCGCCACCGCGATCTGCGCGTCTACGTCGTCGGCGGCGAGGTCGTCGCCGCGATGTATCGCTACGCGCCGGACAACGATTGGCGAACCAACGTCGCACTCGGCGGCTCCGTCGAAAACGCGACCGACGACCTCCCCGAGGAGGCTGCCGAGATGGCCCAGCGCGCAGCTGACATCGTCGATCTCGACTACGCCGGTGTCGACCTCGTCGAGGGCGACGACGGCTGGTACGTCCTCGAGGTAAACCCCACCGCCGGCTTCAAGGGGCTCTACGAGGCGACACAGGTCAGCCCCGCACCCTACATCGCCAAACTGGCGATCGAACGTGCCGGCGGCGAGGTCGACGACGGTCGCGTGCGAGACCTCTCGAACGTTCTCGACGACTCCCGGCCGACGGCCCAGCCGACGGAAGCGATCGCACAGGACACCGAACCAGCCGTGATCGGCTACACCGAGGAGGTCGTCCTCTCTGGCACGAGCGGGTCGAAATCGGTACTGGCCAAATCCGACACCGGCGCGACGCGGACGAGCATCGACACGAGCCTCGCCGCCGACATCGGTGCCGGACCGATCAAATCCATCACCCGGATCCGCTCCGGCAGCAGCAAGCAGGCCAAGAGCCGACCGGTTGTCGACGTCGTCGTCGGCGTCGGCGGTAACCAACACACCGTCACGGCAAGCGTCGAGGATCGCGGTCACATGGACTATCCCGTCCTGCTTGGTCGAGATATCCTCGAAAACTATCAAGTAGATGTTAGCCGACGCATCGACAGCGACGTGGCCGATACCCCCGAAGAAGAAGAGTAA
- the katG gene encoding catalase/peroxidase HPI: MTGSDQDWWPNQLNLEILDQNAQQVDPRGEEFDYAEEFEKLDFEAVKADIEDVLTTSQEWWPADYGHYGPLIIRMAWHSAGTYRTTDGRGGASGGRQRLAPLNSWPDNANLDKARRLLWPVKQKYGRKLSWGDLIVLAGNVALESMGFETFGFAGGREDDFMPDKAVDWGPEDEMEASDRFDNEGELEDPLGATVMGLIYVNPEGPDGEPDPEASAANIRESFARMAMNDEETAALIAGGHTFGKVHGADDPDEHVGPEPEAAPIEEQGLGWKSDHGSGKGADTITSGIEGPWNTTPTQWDMGYIDTLLEYNWWPEKGPGGAWQWTTQNGELDEAAPGVEDPSEKEDVMMLTTDIALKQDPDYREILERFQENPREFQKTFAKAWYKLIHRDMGPAERFLGPEVPDEELIWQDPLPDADYELIGEDEIADLKAELLESDLSISQLVKTAWAAASTYRDSDKRGGANGARIRLEPQRSWEVNEPDELETVLETLEGIQAAFNDSRADGVRVSLADLIVLGGNAAIEQAAADAGYDVEVPFEPGRTDATSEQTDVESFEALKPEADGFRNYLSDEADRKAEALLVDKADLLDLTADEMTVLVGGMRTLGATYQDSDLGVFTDQSETLTNDFFETVLGMDYEWEPVSDDREVFELRDRETGEVEWKGSRVDLVFGSNSRLRAITEVYGAEDGEEQFVQDFVDTWSKVMKLDRFDLE, from the coding sequence ATGACTGGGTCTGACCAAGACTGGTGGCCAAATCAGTTGAACTTGGAGATTCTCGATCAGAACGCTCAGCAAGTCGATCCGCGGGGCGAGGAGTTCGACTACGCTGAGGAGTTCGAGAAACTCGACTTCGAGGCCGTCAAAGCGGACATCGAAGACGTATTGACGACATCGCAGGAGTGGTGGCCGGCTGACTACGGTCACTACGGACCGCTAATCATTCGGATGGCGTGGCACAGCGCCGGTACGTACCGTACCACCGACGGTCGTGGTGGCGCATCCGGCGGTCGCCAGCGTCTCGCGCCGCTCAACAGTTGGCCCGACAACGCGAACTTAGACAAGGCACGTCGACTGCTCTGGCCTGTCAAGCAGAAGTACGGCCGCAAGCTCTCGTGGGGCGACCTGATCGTCCTAGCCGGGAACGTCGCCCTCGAGTCGATGGGATTCGAGACGTTCGGCTTCGCCGGCGGTCGTGAAGACGACTTTATGCCCGACAAGGCCGTCGACTGGGGTCCCGAAGACGAGATGGAGGCTTCCGATCGCTTCGACAACGAGGGCGAACTCGAGGATCCCCTCGGCGCGACCGTCATGGGGCTGATCTACGTGAACCCGGAGGGACCGGACGGCGAGCCGGACCCCGAAGCGTCGGCGGCGAACATTCGCGAGTCGTTCGCCCGAATGGCGATGAACGACGAGGAAACGGCCGCGCTCATTGCCGGCGGCCACACGTTCGGGAAGGTCCACGGTGCCGACGACCCCGACGAGCACGTCGGCCCCGAGCCCGAAGCAGCCCCGATCGAAGAGCAGGGGCTGGGCTGGAAGAGCGATCATGGCTCCGGGAAGGGAGCCGACACGATCACCAGCGGGATCGAGGGCCCGTGGAACACCACGCCGACCCAGTGGGACATGGGCTACATCGACACGCTCCTCGAGTACAACTGGTGGCCCGAGAAGGGTCCCGGCGGTGCCTGGCAGTGGACCACGCAGAACGGCGAACTCGACGAGGCTGCACCCGGCGTCGAGGACCCGTCGGAGAAAGAAGACGTGATGATGCTCACGACGGACATCGCGCTGAAACAAGATCCGGACTACCGCGAGATCCTCGAGCGCTTCCAGGAGAATCCACGTGAGTTCCAGAAGACCTTCGCGAAGGCGTGGTACAAGCTGATTCACCGTGACATGGGCCCGGCAGAGCGGTTCCTCGGACCGGAAGTGCCAGACGAGGAGCTGATCTGGCAGGACCCGCTCCCCGACGCAGACTACGAGCTGATCGGCGAGGACGAAATCGCCGACCTCAAAGCGGAGCTCCTCGAGTCGGACCTCTCGATCTCTCAACTGGTCAAGACCGCCTGGGCGGCGGCGTCGACGTACCGCGACAGCGACAAGCGCGGCGGCGCGAACGGGGCCCGGATTCGCCTCGAACCCCAGCGGAGTTGGGAAGTCAACGAGCCCGACGAGCTCGAGACGGTGCTGGAAACCCTCGAAGGGATTCAGGCGGCGTTCAACGACTCGCGAGCCGACGGCGTGCGAGTCTCGCTCGCCGACCTGATCGTGCTTGGCGGCAACGCAGCGATCGAGCAGGCGGCGGCAGATGCCGGCTACGACGTGGAGGTCCCGTTCGAGCCGGGCCGGACCGACGCCACGTCCGAACAGACCGACGTCGAGTCCTTCGAGGCGCTCAAACCGGAAGCAGACGGGTTCCGGAACTACCTCAGTGACGAGGCTGACCGCAAGGCCGAAGCGTTGCTGGTCGACAAAGCAGACCTCCTGGACCTGACAGCCGACGAAATGACGGTCCTGGTCGGCGGGATGCGCACGCTGGGTGCGACCTACCAGGACTCGGACCTCGGCGTCTTCACTGACCAGTCGGAGACGCTGACCAACGACTTCTTCGAGACCGTCCTCGGCATGGACTACGAGTGGGAACCGGTCTCGGACGACAGAGAGGTCTTCGAACTGCGCGACCGCGAAACCGGTGAGGTCGAGTGGAAGGGCTCGCGCGTCGACCTCGTCTTCGGGTCGAACTCCCGACTTCGTGCCATCACGGAAGTCTACGGCGCCGAAGACGGCGAGGAGCAATTCGTGCAGGACTTCGTGGACACATGGAGCAAGGTCATGAAGCTCGACCGCTTCGACCTCGAGTAA
- a CDS encoding DNA-3-methyladenine glycosylase encodes MADTDAAARDIPVSVLRDDPVMADVIDRREPHPLEPVENEFERLCVSIINQQLSTASAAAVRERVFDALDGVVTPESVLSASRDALREAGLSRTKVDYVGNAARTFRERDLTRAGLVDHTNEEVIAELTEVTGIGEWTANMYLIFVLQRPDVLPLGDLAIRRGIEGLYNDGAELTRAEMREIAEPWRPYRSTATRYIWAEYEA; translated from the coding sequence ATGGCCGACACCGACGCTGCTGCTCGTGACATCCCTGTGTCCGTTCTTCGGGACGACCCCGTAATGGCCGACGTGATTGATCGTCGCGAGCCACATCCGCTCGAGCCGGTAGAAAACGAGTTCGAACGCCTCTGCGTCTCGATTATCAACCAGCAGCTTTCGACGGCCAGCGCCGCGGCCGTCCGTGAGCGTGTCTTCGACGCCCTCGACGGGGTCGTCACTCCAGAGTCAGTACTCAGCGCGTCTCGAGACGCGCTCCGCGAGGCCGGCCTCTCGCGGACGAAAGTCGACTACGTTGGCAACGCCGCTCGCACGTTTCGAGAGCGCGACCTTACACGTGCCGGACTCGTCGACCACACCAACGAGGAAGTGATCGCCGAACTCACCGAGGTCACAGGGATCGGCGAGTGGACCGCCAATATGTACTTGATTTTCGTCCTGCAGCGACCCGATGTCTTACCGCTCGGTGACCTCGCAATTCGACGGGGGATCGAGGGGTTATACAACGACGGTGCGGAGTTGACGCGAGCCGAGATGCGTGAAATAGCCGAGCCGTGGCGACCCTATCGGAGCACCGCGACGCGGTACATCTGGGCCGAGTACGAGGCCTGA
- a CDS encoding L-aspartate oxidase, which yields MTKIPPADQGVPTTGDAGGVDGRLPTQGGDEADGRDREDAYDVVTTPVLVIGAGAAGARVAIELAESGLEPLVVGKRDYGDAHTTWAAGGINAALGSLDPEDDWPIHAADTLNEGHHLNDPAAVELTAKHMPDRIRELDEWGMSFARTDDGKINQRYFGAQSYRRTCFVGDRTGEVMLETLIDRAQSLEIPYRENVMITRLLSNGTRVDGAVGFDMETGEGLLFRTNHVVLAAGGFSAAYRRHSSRDDENNGDAQALALEAGARLLDTEFVQFHPTGMVGERYGDEWDGRLVTEAVRGEGGRLYNNEGERFMEQYSPDQMELDARDVVARAIAQEVREGRGTEHGGVYLDISHRDPEYISERLPTMVERFGDLGVDITEEPMEVGPTAHYTMGGVDIDFQTGETGVDGLYAVGEAVAGVHGANRLGGNSLAETVTIGKLVGEHVSEQITADDHAPSITDGQRALAEREFAALADLTASDGDVTPETLLEDLGEILWNHAGILRDEAGLREGLDRLADLRARTTDLRVDGDRTSRSFEYAVDLSMSLIVAEVLLRTALERTESRGAHYRTDCPETVPDWRQNLIVVADESGLSIQRRGVAEPSEPVREALKEGYELDYHHLE from the coding sequence ATGACAAAAATACCGCCTGCTGACCAGGGTGTACCGACGACCGGCGATGCCGGTGGCGTCGACGGACGGCTGCCGACGCAGGGCGGGGACGAAGCCGATGGTCGTGACCGCGAGGACGCGTACGACGTCGTCACGACACCGGTGCTCGTCATCGGGGCGGGTGCTGCCGGGGCTCGAGTCGCCATCGAACTGGCCGAATCGGGTCTCGAGCCGCTCGTCGTCGGCAAGCGAGACTACGGCGACGCTCACACGACGTGGGCAGCCGGCGGGATCAACGCCGCACTCGGCTCGCTCGATCCCGAGGACGACTGGCCGATCCACGCAGCGGACACGTTGAACGAAGGGCACCACCTGAACGACCCGGCAGCCGTCGAGTTGACGGCCAAACACATGCCCGACCGGATCCGGGAACTCGACGAGTGGGGGATGTCGTTCGCCCGAACCGACGACGGAAAGATCAATCAGCGCTACTTCGGCGCGCAGTCGTACCGCCGGACCTGTTTCGTCGGCGATCGAACGGGCGAAGTCATGCTCGAGACGCTGATCGACCGGGCACAGAGCCTCGAGATTCCCTACCGCGAGAACGTGATGATCACGCGGCTGCTCTCGAATGGCACCCGCGTCGACGGCGCGGTCGGGTTCGACATGGAGACCGGCGAGGGACTGCTGTTCCGGACGAACCACGTCGTGCTGGCGGCGGGTGGCTTCTCGGCGGCCTATCGACGCCACTCCTCGAGAGACGACGAGAACAACGGAGACGCCCAAGCGCTGGCGCTCGAGGCGGGCGCCCGACTCCTCGACACCGAGTTCGTCCAGTTCCATCCCACTGGGATGGTCGGGGAACGCTACGGCGACGAGTGGGACGGTCGACTCGTGACGGAGGCCGTCCGCGGGGAAGGTGGCCGACTCTACAACAACGAGGGCGAGCGCTTCATGGAACAGTACTCGCCGGACCAGATGGAACTCGACGCCAGAGACGTGGTCGCACGAGCGATCGCCCAGGAGGTCCGCGAGGGGCGGGGGACCGAACACGGTGGCGTCTATCTCGATATCTCCCATCGTGATCCCGAGTACATCAGCGAGCGACTGCCGACGATGGTCGAACGATTCGGGGACCTCGGCGTCGATATCACCGAAGAACCGATGGAAGTCGGGCCGACGGCCCACTACACGATGGGTGGTGTCGACATCGACTTCCAAACGGGTGAGACCGGCGTCGACGGACTGTACGCCGTCGGTGAGGCCGTCGCGGGCGTCCACGGGGCAAACCGCCTCGGCGGCAACTCGCTGGCCGAAACCGTCACGATCGGCAAACTCGTGGGCGAGCACGTCAGCGAGCAGATCACTGCGGACGACCACGCCCCCTCGATCACCGACGGCCAGCGAGCCCTGGCCGAACGCGAGTTTGCCGCGCTCGCGGATCTGACCGCCTCGGACGGTGACGTCACGCCCGAGACGCTGCTCGAGGACCTCGGTGAGATACTGTGGAATCACGCCGGCATCCTCCGCGACGAGGCGGGTCTGCGCGAGGGACTGGACCGACTCGCGGACCTGCGCGCCCGAACGACCGACCTTCGGGTCGACGGCGACCGCACCTCCCGGTCGTTCGAGTACGCCGTCGATCTCTCGATGAGCCTCATCGTCGCCGAGGTGTTGCTCCGCACGGCCCTCGAGCGAACCGAGTCCCGCGGCGCACACTACCGGACCGATTGCCCAGAGACGGTTCCGGACTGGCGACAGAACCTCATCGTCGTCGCCGACGAGAGCGGGCTCTCGATCCAACGCCGAGGGGTCGCCGAACCGAGCGAGCCGGTCCGCGAGGCCCTCAAGGAAGGATACGAACTCGACTATCACCACCTCGAGTGA